One window of Acomys russatus chromosome 28, mAcoRus1.1, whole genome shotgun sequence genomic DNA carries:
- the Mob1b gene encoding MOB kinase activator 1B isoform X1: MSFLFGSRSSKTFKPKKNIPEGSHQYELLKHAEATLGSGNLRMAVMLPEGEDLNEWVAVNTVDFFNQINMLYGTITDFCTEESCPVMSAGPKYEYHWADGTNIKKPIKCSAPKYIDYLMTWVQDQLDDETLFPSKIGVPFPKNFMSVAKTILKRLFRVYAHIYHQHFDPVIQLQEEAHLNTSFKHFIFFVQEFNLIDRRELAPLQELIEKLTSKDR, translated from the exons tggtaGTCGCTCCTCTAAAACTTTTAAACCAAAGAAGAACATCCCAGAGGGGTCTCACCAGTATGAGCTCTTAAAACATGCAGAAGCCACACTTGGCAGTGGCAACCTCCGCATGGCTGTCATGCTTCCTGAGGGAGAGGATCTGAATGAGTGGGTTGCAGTTAACA CTGTGGATTTTTTCAATCAAATCAATATGCTTTATGGAACTATCACGGACTTCTGTACAGAGGAGAGCTGTCCGGTGATGTCAGCTGGACCAAA ATATGAGTATCATTGGGCAGATGGAACAAACATAAAAAAGCCCATTAAGTGCTCTGCACCAAAGTACATTGATTACCTGATGACTTGGGTTCAGGACCAGCTGGATGATGAGACATTATTTCCATCAAAGATtg GTGTTCCATTCCCGAAGAATTTCATGTCAGTGGCAAAAACAATACTCAAACGACTCTTTAGAGTTTATGCTCACATTTATCACCAACATTTTGACCCTGTGATCCAGCTTCAGGAGGAAGCACATCTGAACACGTCTTTcaagcactttattttttttgttcag GAGTTCAACCTGATTGACAGAAGAGAACTTGCACCACTCCAAGAACTGATTGAAAAACTCACCTCAAAGGACAGATAA
- the Mob1b gene encoding MOB kinase activator 1B isoform X2, with the protein MSFLFGSRSSKTFKPKKNIPEGSHQYELLKHAEATLGSGNLRMAVMLPEGEDLNEWVAVNTVDFFNQINMLYGTITDFCTEESCPVMSAGPKYEYHWADGTNIKKPIKCSAPKYIDYLMTWVQDQLDDETLFPSKIVFCLHVHLQARRGHQITLQMVMSHHVPAGN; encoded by the exons tggtaGTCGCTCCTCTAAAACTTTTAAACCAAAGAAGAACATCCCAGAGGGGTCTCACCAGTATGAGCTCTTAAAACATGCAGAAGCCACACTTGGCAGTGGCAACCTCCGCATGGCTGTCATGCTTCCTGAGGGAGAGGATCTGAATGAGTGGGTTGCAGTTAACA CTGTGGATTTTTTCAATCAAATCAATATGCTTTATGGAACTATCACGGACTTCTGTACAGAGGAGAGCTGTCCGGTGATGTCAGCTGGACCAAA ATATGAGTATCATTGGGCAGATGGAACAAACATAAAAAAGCCCATTAAGTGCTCTGCACCAAAGTACATTGATTACCTGATGACTTGGGTTCAGGACCAGCTGGATGATGAGACATTATTTCCATCAAAGATtg tgttttgcctgcatgtacacctgcaggccagaagagggcatcagatcacattacagatggttatgagccaccatgtgccagctggaaattga